The window ATAATTGCACTTCCAAAATGTGAGTTCCCGTTATATTTTCTTAATGTAATAATTAGAGTTTGTTAATATTTAATGGAGACAAAAAACACTTACTTTTGACAAACTTAAAGGATAAAATTGATTTACGTGATACTTAATGGACTACTTTGAACTTACCACCAATGATAAATAGtactatttttgttattttctcatTAATTATCAACTTTTACAAAAAATTTATTCAAGTTTATGTCCAAACACTATTACAACAAACTTTAATAGAAACGAAAAATCAAACTACTGATGTTTTAAATTGCaatcttttgttttttctttttcagttTCAACTTAAATTTGGGTAATATCATTTGCTAGCCAAAAAAtgttaaaatattatatatatatatatatatatatatatatatatatatatatatatatatcaactattATTATTAAAGCaaccaaaaatatacatttcCCAGGTGCTGTCGTCGCAATTTGCCCAAATGTTATGTTGCACAAATATGACCGTTACAAAGGAAGCCAGGAGAGAGAGATATATACTTCTATTCAAAAATTTACATTTTTAACGACTCCACAATTGCTACACCGTAAGCCATtccctctctctttctctttctctttatcTTTCTCTTTCTTGGGGCATATACAGGCAGCAGAGGGGACATGGCGATTGCAGCGGAGACTCAGCCACAGCAACACAAGGTAACAATTTCTCACCAAATTATTAAGATAAATTTTATTTCCTATTAATTTTGTATCCATTAGGGGATTAGTCACGGAATTTTAGCCAAATTGACTTATCAGCATTCTCTTATGTTCGATTTCCATGTTACGATGAGCTTGAATTTGACGAATTTGTGGAATCCCTTTTGGAGTaataaagtttttttttctttttcatttcttatTAGGAGGTAGACAATTATTTTTTCCGATTTCATGATAGGTATTTGGAACAAAATTTAGTATAAATTGGCAATTTTGGGGTGAATTTTCAGTTAACTGAGATCTAAGAATTAGGTCTGTGGATCAGGGATTTCCCACGGGAAATTTTGACAAGCTATAGAACAAAATGGACTTGTTGACTTTCTTTAGCTCTCTTATTCATGGTTATGGAATTATAAAAATTTTGCTGCTTTAACTTTGTTCTATAGAAATATAtgcttttttttttgtaaatttttccTTTAGTAAACTGGGTTGATTACAATTATCAACTTATGCAGGGTTCTTCCGAGGGCGCAGTGGTGGATAACAAGAGATGGACTGTCAATGATTTTGACATTGGAAAACCTCTTGGAAGAGGAAAATTTGGTCATGTATATTTAGCTAGAGAGAAAAGGGTTAGTGCATCAGAGTTCCAGTTTCAATATTTTAGATTATTGGATAATTATTAGTTTCAGTTACTCAACTAATTACACTTTGCTAGTTGGTAATCCGACATATCTTTCATCCTCTGTAACGTTGTTCAATGGGAATTTGTCTAGCATGTGATCCTCATCATTCATCCTTCAAGGAAATCAAAGTTTTTTgggttataaataaaaaaaagaagttattTAATAGTACTACTTATTTTGATATTAGCTAAATTGCTACTATTGTGTATGGGAAAGTATTTGGATTTAAAAAGTCCTTTTCCCGTTGATCAATCGTTTTGGAATCCTCACATTCTACCTTTTTCCTGTCTCACTTCTTTATCTAAATTTAAGATTCACTCTACAAGTGACACTGTGGATAGTAAGCTTAGTTGTTTCTTGAAAACAGAGCAATCATATTGTTGCATTAAAGGTGCTATTCAAGAGCCAGCTGAAGCAGTCCCAAGTGGAGCACCAGCTTCGTCGTGAGGTTGAAATACAAAGCCACCTTCGACATCCAAATATCCTGAGACTTTATGGTTACTTTTATGATCAGGTAGAATTCTACAATCTAATGCTTTACTTGTTCAATTTGTGGACTGAAAAGAAGTTATAAGAGACTGATTATTGCATTATTATTGCAGAAACGGGTTTATTTGATTTTGGAATATGCTGCCAAGGGTGAACTCTACAAGGAGCTGCAGAAATGCAAATACTTTAGTGAAAGGCGTGCTGCAACTGTGAGTTcttatcttttcttttttcaattaGGAGATGAAGAAAATTCGTGTCAGTTGGGAGAGCAACTAGAATTATATGGATCCTTAATATGTTATATGATTTCAACATGCTCTTAAATATACCTACTGTTATTAAATTGATCAAAGGTTTTAATTTGTTTTCTTGCGGCCATGGAACAGTATGTTGCATCACTCGCACGAGCCCTCATATACTGTCACGGGAAGCATGTAATACATAGAGATATTAAGCCAGAGAACCTTTTGGTTGGTGCACAGGTATTTATTAAGCATTTCATTTTATTCTTGCTTTTGCTGTAAAATGTGACTGAGCTTTTATTAACTTCAATTGCTCATGGTTTCTACTTTTAGGGTGAACTCAAAATTGCAGACTTTGGTTGGTCAGTACACACCTTCGATCGCAGACGAACTATGTGTGGCACTCTAGACTATTTGCCACCTGAGATGGGTATGCACGTTATACCAGATATAACTTCATGTTTGCATTGCCTGACACAAATATTCTTTTCTCCAAGTTGCTTTGTGCTAACCTTCACATGGCCTGCATGATTATTTATTAAAGCAAAGCCTAACTGAATTAAATTAGTGATGGTTGTTTGCTGAACATTGCAGTGGAAAGTGTGGAGCATGATGCAAATGTGGACATTTGGAGCCTTGGTATCCTTTGCTATGAATTTCTATATGGGGTGCCTCCATTTGAAGCAAAGGAACACTCAGATACATATAGAAGGTAAATCTTCTCAACAAGTGGAAACCATTAAGAGTTGCTTTATATGAGAAATGTAAAACTGAAAATCAAAAGAGATAAAAGGTCATATTTTTGGAAGACTTGTAAAGTTCACACACAAGGGAAATAGCTTGTAAATACTATTGCCAGCATAATCTTTGTGCTGATGAATAAATTTGTTACCATTCTCAAAAAATAAAGAGATGGTCATATTGGTTTTTGGATTTAGCTAGCAAAACAAGCAGTACCAAATGAAACATTGTTGCTGTTATTAAACATCCTGGTTTGTGATGGTGTGCAGGATTGTGCAAGTGGATCTAAAATTTCCTTCCAGACCGGTAGTCTCATCAGCTGCAAGGGATCTTATTAGTCAGGTTATTTTCAAAATTATCCAGCTGCTTTTCAATTTTGCTACACTTATGTTTCAGCTAGACTAATTCTTTAAATCAATATTATGGAATAGCAGATGCTAGTCAAGGATTCTTCCCAACGTCTGGCCCTGAAAAAGTTACTCGAGCATCCTTGGATTGTGCAGAATGCAGATCCTTCTGGTGTTTATAGGGGTTGAGTACATCTTCTCACAAGTTCCAATCTTGGGCATACTattattctttatattttttaagaAGCTTTTAAAACATTGCCATGTAAAATAATCAAGTTGCTCGCATGTTACCTGAaaatgagaagaactaccttacGAGTTTGTTATGTAGCCAAAAGTTTTTTGTTTTTTACATTCTTTTCTATATTTATGTGTATCTGTCATTCTTTTCTGGCCATTTGgatatttgttttttcaattcCCCTAACGTGATCAGTAAAAAGCAATTAACTGAGTCACCATCCTACAAATATTAGTATTAGTTTGTTTTTTATCAACTGACTGAAAATATCAAGACTACTACACCTCAATCCCAACCCCAAACAAGTTGAGATCCACTACATGAACCCTCATTCAAGCTCAACTCATGTCATCATCATAacaaatacaaataaaaataagtaaaaatattaaaaataatattaaaggtTCATTTCTAATAAAAAGCTGGCAATTAAAGAAAATACGTGCATCTCTTAGTTATATCTCGAGTTACATCATATGCTCTCTTTGGACTTGGCACTTCTAATTAGCCAAATGATCTTTTATTTCTGAGAGAGCGAGCGCATAACACATCTCATAACGCATCTATTGCTCATTTCTGCCAACGTCTCATTACAGATTTCAAGTGATATCCAGACACGTTTATCATTTATGTGCGCACCCATATTTCCTCACTATTTAAATTTTATTACAAAGTTTTCAAAAAAAAAGTCTAATTTAATTTCAGAAATTAGCACTCTAGATGAATTAGCAATTCATCTGTTACTGCCCACAGCTGAGGCAGacccaaaaactttcaaataaGTTCATGTGACTGTTTTATCTGGCACAATGGTAGGCATCAAAGCATCAAAAGTTAACAACAGAAGAACCACTGCACAGGCAAATGATGAAAACAAGAGTTACTTTAGTGGCATGTAAACTGTAAAGTGTGTTATTTCGTGCCGTCCTGGAGTCTTAGTGACCTGAGTTCTCATGTACATTGTTATCCCCATCCAACAACTGAGTTTGCGGCTGCTCCTCATTTTTAACCTCTTCAACATCTTTCGGGCACAAGAAGCTTGGCTGATTGGTTGACGAAAGAAGACGTGCCCACATCCTGTCAGTTATAACCACCATATTTTGCTTCTCGGTTATACGCTGCACACAAAAATGTTGGTTAAACATATAAGATGGTGCATCCATGGAAATAAGAATTCAATGGCTTTAAACCTTCATGGCAAATCAAATGCCCTTTTTGGAACCTGATAGTTTGACAGAATTACTTTAagttccccatttcatgaaccaAATCAAAGCAGGTAGGTGACGAACGGAGGTGCTAAATACAGTACACTTGGAATTGTAATAGTGGTGTTCATATCGGTTATTATAAGTGATATTAGAAAAACAAAGATGCATTATTTCCCTAAATCTCGAAAAAAGAACAAACCACCCTGACCTTCCTTTTGAGGAAAAGACATGCATGAACTCCCCACTACAGACATGTAGAGACTAAGGCATTCAAAAACACTAATATACTTGTGGGATGCTTTTATTTTttggaaaggaaaagaaaaattgaTAAGGAAGTGGGATGCTTTTATTAATATCATAGAAATACATCTTTTTTCCAAATTAGAACAAAATTTTCCGGTAACTGGTTTAACATGTTGAAAGTCTCTGGAACAGTCTCTCCTGAAATTAGGAAAACTTGGGAAAAACTAAACAATGAGTCCAAATGTGCATATGGCCGGAGAAGTGATCATAAAGTAGAAAATAGAAAGAATTTAAGAAACAGTTGCATCCTTGACCTAAAATGAGAATTTCAGCTATTGACCCAGAAGCTGATAAAGAAAAGCACCTATGAAACTGAGCATAAAATGCCAGCAGAATGTTCTTAAAGGCACCCATAGCTCATGAGGTGTGTCTTCACATGTGCCTAGAGAAGAGCGGATGCCTAACTGTCTCGAGGCAGTCAAATGAGATGAAAAACCTGGGAGATTTTTCACCTTTTGCCAACTCTCACGTGCCTACTGCCTGGTTTTTTTCCAAATGCAAAAAAGAGGATGTTCGAAAGGGTAACCTTAGGATGTTTATTAGTAACCAACATCTTATGTGCATGTTAAGGAAACATGGAAATCATATGTTGTTTAGcgccaaaaattaaaaaaataaaacattGTGGGAGTAAcctaaaattttgaattttcatGGTTTTCAGTATTTTTTATACTTTTTTCCATCGTTAAGCAGTTTAAACAATTAAAGCcgacaaaataataatagttaagATCCGCATGTCATTCACCCTTAACCCTTCAAGCCTTGCCTTACACATTCCCTTAGAGAGCTCTGGGAGTTTGGCAAAGTAGTTGTTATCACTAGCAGCGAGACCTCAAAAGTAGGACTCCGAGAGGTACAGGTATGGAAATTGTCAAGATCATGTCCGTCAAAATGACAGCCAAGATTCCAGAAGAAAGCTAAACAAGTGAACACAGAACAACTTACATTGAATGGAATATAAGTCTGGCGACCGTTGACAAGCCCCGAGGTGTAACCTGTGTACCCTGCCATTGCTCCATGAACACAACTTTGAGCAAGAAGCGTGCAATATACATTGTCAGAGGCATTACTTGGAACAGCACGAATCATGTAAGTGGGA is drawn from Nicotiana tomentosiformis chromosome 12, ASM39032v3, whole genome shotgun sequence and contains these coding sequences:
- the LOC104098422 gene encoding serine/threonine-protein kinase Aurora-2; this translates as MLHKYDRYKGSQEREIYTSIQKFTFLTTPQLLHRSRGDMAIAAETQPQQHKGSSEGAVVDNKRWTVNDFDIGKPLGRGKFGHVYLAREKRSNHIVALKVLFKSQLKQSQVEHQLRREVEIQSHLRHPNILRLYGYFYDQKRVYLILEYAAKGELYKELQKCKYFSERRAATYVASLARALIYCHGKHVIHRDIKPENLLVGAQGELKIADFGWSVHTFDRRRTMCGTLDYLPPEMVESVEHDANVDIWSLGILCYEFLYGVPPFEAKEHSDTYRRIVQVDLKFPSRPVVSSAARDLISQMLVKDSSQRLALKKLLEHPWIVQNADPSGVYRG